From Salvia splendens isolate huo1 chromosome 3, SspV2, whole genome shotgun sequence, a single genomic window includes:
- the LOC121796367 gene encoding ethylene-responsive transcription factor ERF025-like, producing the protein MSHSPHPSNMSQQHHSPPPPITPKPTPPPPRSTTTVQSQSLHLQPSIGSESLPSPKKVKTAAAAAARPGGGKHPTYRGIRSRSGKWVSEIREPKKTTRVWLGTYPTPEMAAAAYDAAALALKGAGAAVNFPDRAGVYPVPDSPAPLDIRRAAAAAALMMKPDEQRPASDADDQHRPAAARDAEAAAAEHEFIDEEALFHMPNLLVDMAEGMLVSPPRMASPPSDDSPENSDVESLWSY; encoded by the coding sequence atgtcTCATTCTCCACATCCTTCTAACATGAGTCAACAACACCATTCCCCCCCTCCCCCTATTACCCCTAAACCCACCCCTCCTCCGCCGCGGAGTACTACCACCGTTCAATCTCAATCTCTGCATTTGCAGCCCTCAATCGGAAGCGAATCGCTGCCGTCTCCGAAAAAAGTCAAGACCGCGGCCGCGGCAGCCGCGAGGCCGGGCGGAGGGAAGCACCCGACGTACCGGGGCATCCGGAGCCGGAGCGGGAAATGGGTGTCCGAGATACGCGAGCCGAAGAAGACGACCCGCGTGTGGCTCGGCACCTACCCAACCCCGGAGATGGCCGCGGCCGCCTATGACGCGGCCGCGCTGGCGCTCAAAGGCGCCGGCGCGGCCGTCAACTTCCCCGATCGGGCCGGGGTGTATCCGGTCCCGGACTCGCCCGCGCCGCTGGATATCAGGAGGGCGGCCGCGGCGGCCGCCCTCATGATGAAGCCGGACGAGCAGCGGCCGGCATCCGATGCTGATGATCAGCATCGGCCTGCCGCTGCTCGGGATGCGGAAGCGGCAGCGGCGGAGCATGAGTTTATTGATGAGGAGGCGCTGTTTCATATGCCGAATCTGCTGGTGGATATGGCGGAGGGAATGCTAGTTAGCCCGCCGAGAATGGCGTCTCCGCCGTCGGATGATTCGCCGGAGAATTCTGATGTGGAGAGTTTGTGGAgctattga